A stretch of the Bacteroidia bacterium genome encodes the following:
- a CDS encoding S-adenosylmethionine:tRNA ribosyltransferase-isomerase, with protein sequence MKKPWEISILDFTYELPADRIAQFPLEERDQSKLLFYQGEDIQSYQFDKLPDLLPANSLVVVNSTKVVKARLIFKNENGGKIELFCLEPAESLPSFALNQTGTSTWKTMVGGLKKWKQDYLHCPIPGYPNSILRAKLQSFSGNLAEVEFSWEPGRLTFSEVLENLGNVPLPPYMKREVEKSDEDRYQTTYNKYPGSVAAPTAGLHFTPQVLERIKDLGHQMNEVCLHVGAGTFAPVKSKTMKDHPMHAEWLDVSMDFLLGLKKHIGNPVIAVGTTSLRTLESLYWIGVKLSLGENLYGSDFLLSQWEPYELPSSISLQESLSVLINYLKNTGEKKLIGQTQILIVPGYEYKVVNGLVTNFHQPNSTLLLLIASFVGEKWSEIYQYALAHQYRFLSYGDSSFLLNRTSSIAM encoded by the coding sequence GTGAAAAAACCTTGGGAAATTTCTATACTCGATTTTACCTATGAGCTTCCTGCTGATCGAATTGCGCAGTTTCCGCTCGAAGAACGCGATCAATCCAAACTGTTATTCTATCAAGGGGAAGATATACAATCGTATCAATTTGACAAGTTGCCTGATTTGTTACCTGCGAATTCATTGGTAGTTGTCAATTCTACCAAAGTAGTCAAAGCCAGACTAATATTTAAGAATGAAAACGGAGGTAAAATTGAATTGTTTTGCCTTGAACCGGCTGAAAGTCTTCCATCTTTTGCACTCAACCAAACCGGAACATCTACCTGGAAAACAATGGTTGGTGGATTGAAAAAATGGAAACAGGATTATCTTCATTGCCCTATTCCAGGTTATCCGAATTCAATATTAAGAGCTAAGCTACAATCTTTTTCAGGAAATTTGGCAGAGGTTGAATTTTCGTGGGAACCAGGTCGTCTTACCTTTTCTGAAGTATTGGAAAACTTAGGAAATGTTCCCCTACCTCCTTATATGAAAAGGGAAGTGGAAAAATCGGATGAAGATCGGTATCAAACAACTTATAATAAGTACCCCGGTTCTGTTGCTGCCCCAACTGCCGGTTTGCATTTTACTCCACAGGTTTTAGAAAGAATTAAAGACCTGGGGCATCAAATGAATGAAGTTTGTTTACATGTTGGGGCTGGAACCTTTGCTCCGGTTAAAAGCAAAACCATGAAAGACCATCCCATGCATGCGGAATGGTTGGATGTAAGCATGGATTTTTTACTTGGTTTGAAAAAACATATTGGAAATCCGGTCATAGCTGTAGGTACTACATCGTTAAGAACCCTGGAATCGCTTTACTGGATTGGAGTTAAACTGAGCTTAGGTGAAAATTTATATGGTTCAGATTTTTTATTAAGCCAATGGGAGCCTTATGAACTTCCATCCTCCATTTCTCTGCAAGAGTCCCTCTCTGTTTTGATAAATTATCTTAAAAACACCGGGGAAAAAAAGTTGATCGGACAAACTCAAATTTTGATTGTTCCCGGATATGAATATAAAGTAGTGAATGGACTAGTGACCAATTTTCATCAACCCAATAGTACCTTGCTTTTGCTGATTGCATCTTTTGTTGGGGAAAAGTGGTCGGAAATTTACCAATATGCCCTTGCCCATCAATATCGTTTTTTAAGTTATGGAGACAGTTCATTCTTGTTAAATCGTACTTCTTCCATTGCCATGTAG
- a CDS encoding pyridoxine 5'-phosphate synthase has translation MTKLSVNINKIATLRNARGGNVPNVLKAAMDIERFGAQGITVHPRPDERHIRYQDVRDLKSAIRTELNVEGYPTDSFIQLVLEVQPAQVTLVPDPPDVLTSNAGWNTRKESAFLREIIETFKSKGIRTSLFMDPVPELIELASQTGTDRIELYTESFAANYSRNKELAIEPYRHSAILANKLGLGLNAGHDLSLENLAYFYQNIPGLLEVSIGHALISDALYFGLENTVQLYLRQLQN, from the coding sequence ATGACCAAGCTTAGTGTAAACATCAATAAAATTGCAACGCTTCGAAATGCTCGTGGTGGCAATGTGCCCAATGTGCTTAAGGCTGCAATGGATATTGAACGGTTTGGTGCTCAGGGAATAACTGTTCATCCACGACCGGATGAACGCCATATCCGTTACCAGGATGTGAGGGATCTCAAGTCAGCTATTCGAACCGAATTAAATGTGGAAGGTTATCCAACCGATTCATTTATTCAATTGGTATTGGAAGTGCAACCTGCTCAGGTTACCTTGGTGCCAGATCCTCCCGATGTTCTTACTTCCAATGCAGGATGGAATACCCGAAAGGAATCCGCTTTTTTACGAGAGATAATCGAAACCTTTAAATCCAAAGGTATCCGAACTTCGCTTTTTATGGATCCGGTGCCCGAGTTAATTGAATTGGCCTCGCAAACCGGTACCGATCGAATTGAATTATACACCGAAAGTTTTGCCGCTAATTACAGCCGTAACAAGGAATTGGCCATTGAACCTTATCGACATTCAGCCATCTTAGCCAATAAATTAGGATTGGGGCTTAATGCAGGACACGATTTATCGCTCGAAAATTTGGCCTATTTCTACCAAAATATACCGGGGTTGTTGGAAGTTTCCATTGGTCATGCTCTGATCTCCGACGCCTTGTATTTTGGATTGGAAAACACAGTTCAACTCTACCTAAGACAACTGCAGAATTAA
- a CDS encoding glycoside hydrolase, which produces MKTRPSNILKCQLTVWTWILALSIVHPGSSLAQSKINWLFKNHRDGYPMFRIPTMLSLPNGIILAFCEGRQSLMDHGNIDLVMKSSSDSGKTWSKLHVVWDQQNHTCGNPVPVFEAQTQTLFLIATLDNDSVFVLSSTDFGNSWNQPRNITAMVKPSNWEWYATGPVHGIQLQRSVWAGRLVVPCNHTVRGSSIHQSHAIFSDDQGKTWSRSENVPDQKTDECTLAECSNGELYLNMRNSDRRLPNRKVCYSKDGGSHWTNGAFDSVLVEPICQGSVLSLTDHQMVFSNPYHRSKRKNLTLSFSRDNGQTWYKRIPVFHGKAAYSDLIQLNHSQLLICFETGKFLPYGGIVFTTISY; this is translated from the coding sequence ATGAAAACCCGACCATCTAACATACTAAAATGCCAACTAACAGTATGGACTTGGATTTTAGCCTTGTCCATTGTACATCCCGGCTCCTCCTTAGCCCAATCCAAAATAAATTGGCTTTTTAAAAACCACAGGGATGGCTATCCCATGTTTCGAATTCCAACAATGCTCTCGTTACCCAACGGCATAATACTGGCCTTTTGCGAAGGCCGACAAAGCCTTATGGACCACGGAAACATCGATTTGGTCATGAAATCCTCCTCCGATTCAGGTAAAACCTGGTCGAAATTGCATGTCGTTTGGGACCAGCAAAATCATACCTGCGGCAATCCGGTTCCCGTTTTCGAAGCCCAAACTCAAACCCTGTTTCTAATTGCTACCCTTGACAACGACAGCGTTTTTGTGCTTTCTTCTACCGATTTTGGAAACTCGTGGAATCAGCCCCGAAACATCACCGCTATGGTTAAACCTTCTAATTGGGAATGGTATGCCACCGGTCCCGTCCACGGTATTCAATTACAGCGTTCTGTTTGGGCCGGACGCTTGGTTGTGCCTTGCAACCATACGGTTCGTGGTTCATCTATCCATCAAAGCCACGCCATTTTTTCCGACGACCAAGGCAAAACCTGGAGTCGTAGCGAAAATGTGCCGGATCAAAAAACCGATGAATGTACCCTGGCCGAATGCAGCAATGGTGAGCTTTATCTCAATATGCGTAACTCAGACCGTCGCCTCCCCAACCGTAAAGTTTGTTATAGTAAAGATGGTGGTTCGCATTGGACCAACGGAGCTTTCGATTCGGTATTGGTTGAGCCGATTTGCCAAGGCTCGGTGTTGAGCTTAACCGATCATCAAATGGTATTTTCTAACCCTTATCACCGGTCGAAGCGCAAAAACCTAACCCTTTCCTTTAGCCGCGATAATGGTCAAACCTGGTACAAACGCATTCCGGTGTTCCATGGCAAGGCGGCCTACAGCGATTTAATTCAGTTAAACCATTCTCAACTCCTTATCTGCTTCGAAACGGGCAAATTTCTGCCTTATGGTGGCATAGTTTTTACCACAATTTCTTATTAA
- a CDS encoding HAMP domain-containing histidine kinase, whose amino-acid sequence MRIRTRITLQFSIIVSIILIIFSIIIYTLLGNFRREEFRGRLKDKALNSVKLLSDVDEISSELLQILDKNAVNPMPKERVFIYDLNKNLVYCSLENESDFVPGSILDRIVEKEELYLEFPDKEMVGFTFQGKYNQFIAVASAVDRFGYSKLYYLRTILVLGVFFSILLIILVGLFFSRQTLQPISNIVTQIDAITASNLNLRVNEGNTKDEIAQLAIKFNKMLERLDAAFEVQRSFVSHASHELRTPLTALTGQIEVNLMSPKINDEGKTILNSLLQEIKQLNKLSNGLLDLAQANLDLTEIEFHHLRLDELVGYARAELLKRNPNYSVILHFAEFPEENWLMALGNEHLLKSAILNVLENACKYSENNTAHLDISFSSRLILMTITDNGMGISEEDLKHLYLPFFRSRNVKNKSGHGIGLPLTKKIMEIHKGKIVVHSKLGEGTKVELSIPHL is encoded by the coding sequence ATGAGAATAAGAACCCGAATCACCCTACAGTTTTCGATTATTGTTTCCATAATTCTCATCATTTTTTCTATCATTATTTATACGCTTCTTGGTAATTTCAGAAGGGAGGAATTCAGAGGCCGTTTAAAGGATAAGGCCTTAAATTCGGTGAAATTACTTTCCGATGTAGATGAGATTTCAAGTGAATTACTCCAAATTTTGGATAAAAACGCTGTAAATCCAATGCCTAAGGAGCGAGTATTCATTTATGACTTGAATAAAAACCTGGTTTATTGCAGTTTAGAAAATGAAAGTGATTTTGTTCCAGGTTCAATTCTCGATCGAATTGTTGAAAAAGAGGAATTGTACCTTGAATTTCCAGACAAAGAAATGGTTGGTTTTACCTTTCAAGGTAAATACAATCAGTTTATTGCAGTGGCCTCTGCCGTTGACCGATTTGGTTATTCTAAATTATACTACCTCCGAACAATCCTGGTTCTGGGTGTATTTTTTTCCATTCTTTTAATTATTTTGGTTGGACTTTTCTTTTCCAGACAAACCTTGCAACCTATTTCAAATATAGTTACCCAAATTGATGCCATCACCGCTTCCAACTTAAATTTAAGAGTCAATGAAGGAAACACCAAAGATGAAATTGCCCAATTAGCCATTAAGTTCAACAAAATGCTCGAAAGGCTTGATGCCGCATTCGAAGTACAACGAAGTTTTGTTTCCCATGCCTCCCATGAACTTCGAACCCCGCTAACTGCATTAACCGGACAAATTGAGGTAAATTTGATGAGCCCTAAAATCAATGATGAAGGGAAAACCATATTAAATTCGCTTCTACAAGAAATTAAACAACTTAACAAACTATCTAATGGTTTATTAGACTTGGCTCAGGCAAACCTGGATCTAACAGAAATTGAATTCCACCATTTAAGGCTAGATGAATTGGTTGGTTATGCCCGTGCCGAACTTTTGAAACGAAACCCCAATTATTCTGTCATTCTTCACTTCGCAGAATTTCCTGAAGAAAACTGGCTGATGGCTCTAGGAAATGAACACTTATTAAAATCTGCAATATTAAACGTATTGGAAAACGCCTGCAAATACTCAGAAAACAATACAGCTCACTTAGATATTTCCTTTTCATCCCGACTAATTTTAATGACCATTACTGATAATGGAATGGGAATTTCAGAAGAAGATTTAAAACATCTTTACCTACCCTTTTTCAGATCTAGAAATGTAAAAAATAAAAGTGGACATGGAATTGGATTACCTCTCACAAAAAAAATTATGGAAATCCATAAAGGCAAAATTGTTGTGCATTCTAAGTTAGGAGAAGGAACTAAGGTTGAACTTTCTATACCCCACCTGTAA
- a CDS encoding YfhO family protein, with protein MQKPLNMNIKKYLPYVLIIAGFAILSLGFFFPLLQGKALMQQDINNFKGMSQEIKQFRETFHEEPLWTNSMFGGMPAYQISTAYPSNWIAGINKAFLSILPHPANYLFLLMLGFFLTGLMIGANAWISAALAVGFAFSSYSLIVIEAGHNSKVHAIAYFAPVIGAVILTFRGRYVLGAVLTALFLSLEISTNHLQITYYLMLTLLVFGIGKLIEMSIQGKIAEFLKSSFVLIPAVVIAVLPNLTSLMATYEYGQYTMRGKSELKQVAAQSSGLNKDYALGWSYGVAETGTILIPNFNGGASQQEVGAKSEIANALKENGVGPGQIKQFIKAVPTYWGDQPFTSGPVYLGASIVFLFVLGLFALGGADRWWILIATLLSIALSWGKNWPVFTDFFFDHFPGYNKFRAVSMTLVIAQVMFPFLALLIVKRIVESKQSFGEWKKYLLWSLYITGGICLVFILLPGAFFDFEVDSDNQLRQSFPEWFMTALIAERESMLRMDALRSLVFIGLSFGLIWFFLQKKINETILLAGLALVFLIDLGGVDKRYIGSENFVSKSKVDKPFQPTEADERILQDKDPNFRVLNLAVNTFNDASTSYYHKSIGGYHGAKLKRYQELIDSCLSKSNLAVINMLNTKYVIIRDNKSGQLIPQRNPQACGNAWFVSNVQLVPDADSEIKALNDSFAPLKTAIVNEKFKEMIGTVPTGIDSTASIKLTNYKPNDLSYEYVSSKEQVAVFSEIYYEKGWNAYVDGQLTPHFQTDYVLRGMKLPAGKHTVEFKFEPKVYQTGEKISLAGSVVLLLLVAGGIFMEVKKSGGINSNDQA; from the coding sequence ATGCAGAAACCACTTAACATGAATATTAAAAAGTATCTTCCTTACGTATTAATTATTGCCGGATTTGCCATTTTGTCTCTTGGCTTTTTCTTTCCCTTGCTTCAGGGTAAAGCACTGATGCAACAAGATATCAATAATTTTAAGGGAATGAGCCAGGAAATTAAGCAGTTTAGAGAAACCTTTCACGAAGAGCCGCTTTGGACTAATTCGATGTTTGGTGGTATGCCGGCCTACCAAATCTCAACAGCTTATCCTTCCAATTGGATAGCAGGTATCAATAAGGCCTTTCTTTCTATTTTGCCTCATCCGGCAAATTACTTATTCCTTTTAATGCTAGGTTTCTTTCTAACCGGTTTGATGATTGGCGCTAATGCCTGGATTTCTGCTGCTTTGGCCGTAGGTTTTGCTTTTTCTTCTTATTCCTTAATCGTTATTGAAGCCGGACACAATTCCAAAGTTCATGCGATTGCCTATTTTGCTCCTGTTATTGGTGCTGTTATTCTAACATTTAGAGGCCGATATGTTTTGGGTGCTGTTTTAACTGCTTTGTTCCTTTCCCTTGAAATCTCAACAAACCACCTTCAAATCACCTATTACCTAATGCTTACCCTGTTGGTTTTTGGTATAGGTAAATTGATTGAAATGAGTATTCAAGGAAAAATTGCAGAGTTCCTTAAGTCTTCATTCGTATTAATCCCGGCAGTTGTTATTGCTGTATTGCCCAATCTTACAAGCTTAATGGCAACCTATGAATACGGACAATATACCATGCGAGGTAAAAGTGAACTAAAGCAGGTTGCAGCCCAATCTTCCGGACTTAATAAGGACTATGCTTTAGGATGGAGTTATGGTGTTGCTGAGACCGGTACCATTCTTATACCCAATTTCAATGGAGGAGCCTCTCAACAAGAAGTTGGTGCAAAATCTGAAATTGCCAATGCCTTGAAAGAAAATGGTGTAGGTCCCGGTCAAATCAAACAATTTATTAAAGCGGTACCAACCTATTGGGGCGATCAACCTTTTACTTCCGGCCCGGTTTACCTGGGTGCATCTATTGTATTTCTATTTGTTCTGGGCTTGTTTGCCTTAGGTGGTGCCGACCGCTGGTGGATTCTCATCGCTACCTTGCTTTCCATTGCACTCTCTTGGGGTAAAAACTGGCCTGTATTTACCGATTTCTTTTTCGATCATTTTCCGGGTTATAACAAGTTTAGAGCGGTTTCCATGACTTTGGTTATTGCTCAGGTAATGTTTCCATTTCTGGCACTTTTAATTGTAAAAAGAATAGTGGAGTCCAAACAAAGCTTTGGTGAGTGGAAAAAATACTTGCTTTGGTCACTTTACATAACCGGTGGAATTTGCTTGGTATTTATCCTGCTTCCGGGTGCCTTTTTTGATTTCGAAGTTGATTCCGATAACCAATTGCGTCAGTCGTTTCCGGAGTGGTTTATGACGGCACTAATTGCTGAAAGGGAAAGTATGTTGAGAATGGATGCCCTACGTTCCCTCGTTTTTATTGGACTTAGCTTTGGACTGATTTGGTTTTTCCTACAAAAGAAAATTAATGAAACCATCCTTTTAGCCGGTTTAGCCTTGGTGTTTTTAATCGATTTGGGAGGTGTAGATAAACGCTACATCGGAAGTGAAAACTTTGTTAGTAAATCCAAAGTTGACAAGCCTTTTCAACCCACAGAAGCCGATGAGAGAATTCTGCAAGACAAGGATCCAAACTTCCGTGTTCTTAACTTGGCTGTTAATACCTTCAACGATGCCAGCACCAGCTATTACCATAAAAGTATTGGTGGTTACCATGGCGCTAAACTAAAACGCTATCAGGAGTTGATTGATTCTTGCTTGAGTAAAAGCAACCTGGCTGTAATTAATATGTTGAATACCAAGTATGTTATTATCCGCGATAATAAATCAGGTCAACTTATTCCCCAACGAAATCCTCAGGCATGTGGAAATGCCTGGTTTGTTTCCAATGTTCAGTTGGTACCGGATGCCGATTCTGAAATTAAGGCCTTAAACGATTCTTTTGCCCCTCTTAAAACTGCTATTGTAAATGAAAAGTTCAAAGAAATGATTGGAACAGTGCCAACCGGTATTGATTCTACTGCCTCCATTAAACTAACTAACTACAAGCCCAATGACCTTAGTTATGAATACGTTTCTTCTAAAGAACAAGTAGCCGTTTTCTCTGAAATTTATTACGAAAAAGGTTGGAATGCTTATGTGGATGGACAATTGACACCACATTTCCAAACCGATTATGTTTTGCGTGGTATGAAGTTACCTGCCGGAAAACATACTGTTGAATTTAAGTTTGAACCTAAAGTATATCAAACAGGTGAGAAAATTTCATTGGCTGGAAGTGTTGTTTTGTTGTTGTTGGTGGCCGGTGGCATTTTTATGGAGGTTAAAAAGTCAGGTGGAATAAATAGCAATGACCAAGCTTAG
- a CDS encoding response regulator transcription factor, translating to MKVLIVEDEQKVADFIAKGLEVHSFNTSIAFDGQIGLRLAETETFDLIILDINLPVINGFEVCKRIRSEGIKTPILMLTALGTTKDKILGFDYGADDYLVKPFEFDELLARVKALIKRSSSNSFQESILRIADLELDNRTKEVKRNGKLIELTHKEFMLLEYLMRNKGIVLSRSDIAEKIWDISFDTGTNIIDLYIFYLRKKIDKDFEPKLIHTQVGMGYVLKEKL from the coding sequence ATGAAAGTATTAATAGTTGAAGACGAACAAAAGGTAGCTGATTTTATTGCTAAAGGACTGGAAGTTCATAGTTTTAATACAAGCATAGCTTTTGACGGACAAATTGGTTTACGTTTGGCTGAAACAGAAACCTTTGATTTGATCATTTTAGACATCAACCTTCCGGTTATAAATGGTTTTGAAGTTTGCAAAAGAATCCGATCAGAAGGAATAAAAACCCCCATTTTAATGCTTACTGCACTTGGTACCACTAAGGATAAGATTTTAGGTTTCGACTACGGAGCCGACGATTATTTAGTAAAACCATTTGAATTCGATGAGTTACTTGCCCGGGTTAAAGCCTTGATTAAACGCTCATCTTCCAATTCATTTCAGGAATCCATTTTACGAATTGCCGACTTAGAATTAGATAACCGAACCAAAGAGGTAAAACGAAATGGAAAATTGATTGAACTAACCCACAAGGAATTTATGTTGTTGGAATATTTAATGCGTAATAAAGGAATTGTGCTTTCCCGTTCAGATATTGCAGAAAAAATCTGGGACATTTCCTTTGATACAGGTACCAATATAATCGATTTGTATATTTTCTATTTAAGAAAAAAAATTGACAAAGATTTTGAACCAAAACTAATTCATACTCAGGTTGGTATGGGCTATGTTTTAAAGGAAAAACTATGA